In one Acipenser ruthenus chromosome 10, fAciRut3.2 maternal haplotype, whole genome shotgun sequence genomic region, the following are encoded:
- the tspearb gene encoding thrombospondin-type laminin G domain and EAR repeat-containing protein isoform X1: MSTLLLVCVLLYSRISNGVAREWKPCTDLLPLDFLTKVLPANGVAPSGIRMVQDQGARGFHLSTSQGSPSFPASHLFINCDYFPEEFSIVVTMKASRIASKKNEYIFTVVEKDSNNLLLGLRYSQDKLHFLFWNYGDRDHITFRSVKLADNQWHTLILAVSGVYASLTVDCGIPVDLVLRRPFPAHLNTKGSRFHIGNWRRLKGLFSGLLRQLVLLPGSDATSIICPTSNPRLAVLSIPQVLLDLPVKPSENEVLKYPYEAEIRVTLGSRPPCTKKQTGQLWFDTLRRGLYICDSLGWVAMLQAKQRLDYVEEYQDFYTNSETLDIEIFEIPSVGLFAATANKRPVPGSGIYKWTNGKFEPYQNITTYQAQAWKYFTIDDKIFLAVANFEKNERNQEYSVIYKWSRRRLKFSSYQTIETHSARDWESFQIAGETFLAVANHRQGGNHNIDSVVYKWNPGTQLFEANQTIPTSGAYDWEFFTVGPYSFLVVANTFNGSSTQVYSRIYIWLGGMFRLFQSIMTFGATDWEVFQFGGRVFLAVANSQKYDKSGQSSYAINSTIYELNITAQIFVRFQDISTYSAVDWEFFTLGEDKFLVVANSYDGKSYSLNSVIYRWQGYEGFVPVHRLPTFGCTDWEKFNTTDSSYLIYSSAREDISKVLKLKTY, translated from the exons ATTTGTTACCACTGGATTTCCTCACCAAGGTTTTACCTGCTAATGGAGTGGCACCCAGTGGGATACGAATGGTTCAGGATCAGGGAGCCCGCGGATTCCATCTGTCCACTTCTCAGGGGAGCCCCAGCTTCCCAGCCTCCCACCTCTTCATCAACTGTGACTACTTCCCAGAAGAGTTCTCCATCGTTGTCACAATGAAAGCCTCCAGGATTGCATCAAAG AAAAATGAGTACATTTTTACCGTAGTAGAGAAAGACTCCAACAACCTGTTGCTTGGACTACGATACTCTCAGGATAAGCTGCACTTTCTGTTTTGGAACTATGGAGACAGGGATCACATCACCTTCCGATCTGTGAAGCTGGCAGATAATCAATGGCACACACTCATCTTAGCAGTGTCCGGGGTATATGCATCCCTGACTGTGGACTGTGGCATTCCTGTTGACCT GGTCCTTCGTAGACCATTCCCTGCACATCTGAACACAAAGGGATCCAGATTCCACATTGGGAACTGGAGAAGACTGAAGGGACTGTTTTCA GGGTTATTACGACAGCTGGTTCTGTTACCTGGATCTGATGCTACCTCAATAATATGCCCCACCTCAAACCCCAGGCTAGCTGTCCTCTCCATCCCCCAGGTTCTCCTGGACCTCCCAGTAAAACCATCTGAAAATGAAGTCTTGAAGTATCCTTATG AAGCTGAAATACGAGTGACTCTCGGGTCCCGCCCTCCCTGTACAAAGAAACAAACTGGCCAGCTGTGGTTCGACACGTTGAGGAGAGGGCTCTATATATGCGACAGCCTGGGCTGGGTTGCCATGCTGCAAG CAAAGCAGAGACTGGACTACGTGGAAGAGTACCAGGACTTTTATACAAATTCAGAAACTCTCGATATTGAGATTTTTGAAATTCCATCTGTAGGGCTGTTTGCGGCTACAGCCAATAAGAGGCCTGTCCCAGGCTCAGGGATCTATAAATGGACCAATGGGAAGTTTGAACCTTACCAGAACATAACAACCTACCAAGCACAAGCCTGGAAATATTTTACCATTGATGACAAG aTTTTCCTAGCAGTTGCTAACTTTGAGAAGAATGAAAGAAACCAGGAGTACTCGGTTATTTACAAATGGAGCCGGAGAAGATTGAAGTTCTCTTCATACCAGACCATCGAGACCCACAGTGCCAGAGACTGGGAATCTTTCCAGATAGCGGGGGAAACCTTCCTTGCAGTCGCCAATCACAGGCAAG GGGGCAATCATAATATTGACAGTGTTGTTTACAAATGGAACCCTGGGACACAGCTCTTCGAAGCCAACCAGACCATCCCTACCTCTGGAGCCTATGACTGGGAGTTTTTCACTGTTGGGCCCTACTCTTTTCTGGTTGTTGCAAACACCTTCAATGGCTCCTCCACTCAGGTTTACTCCAGGATTTATATCTGGCTTGGTGGAATGTTCCGGCTTTTCCAGTCAATCATG ACATTCGGTGCTACAGACTGGGAGGTGTTCCAGTTTGGAGGCAGAGTCTTCCTTGCCGTGGCTAACAGTCAGAAATACGACAAAAGCGGACAGAGTTCCTACGCCATTAACTCAACCATCTATGAGCTCAACATCACGGCACAGATATTCGTCAGATTTCAGGACATCTCAACATACAG CGCGGTTGATTGGGAGTTCTTCACCTTAGGAGAAGACAAGTTCCTGGTTGTAGCAAACTCCTATGATGGCAAATCCTACTCTTTGAATAGTGTTATATACAG GTGGCAAGGATATGAGGGATTTGTCCCAGTACACAGGCTTCCAACATTTGGCTGCACAGACTGGGAAAAGTTCAATACTACAGACAGCTCCTACCTCATCTATTCCAGTGCCAGGGAGGACATTTCAAAGGTTCTTAAACTTAAAACTTACTAA
- the tspearb gene encoding thrombospondin-type laminin G domain and EAR repeat-containing protein isoform X2 → MSTLLLVCVLLYSRISNGVAREWKPCTDLLPLDFLTKVLPANGVAPSGIRMVQDQGARGFHLSTSQGSPSFPASHLFINCDYFPEEFSIVVTMKASRIASKKNEYIFTVVEKDSNNLLLGLRYSQDKLHFLFWNYGDRDHITFRSVKLADNQWHTLILAVSGVYASLTVDCGIPVDLVLRRPFPAHLNTKGSRFHIGNWRRLKGLFSGLLRQLVLLPGSDATSIICPTSNPRLAVLSIPQVLLDLPVKPSENEVLKYPYAEIRVTLGSRPPCTKKQTGQLWFDTLRRGLYICDSLGWVAMLQAKQRLDYVEEYQDFYTNSETLDIEIFEIPSVGLFAATANKRPVPGSGIYKWTNGKFEPYQNITTYQAQAWKYFTIDDKIFLAVANFEKNERNQEYSVIYKWSRRRLKFSSYQTIETHSARDWESFQIAGETFLAVANHRQGGNHNIDSVVYKWNPGTQLFEANQTIPTSGAYDWEFFTVGPYSFLVVANTFNGSSTQVYSRIYIWLGGMFRLFQSIMTFGATDWEVFQFGGRVFLAVANSQKYDKSGQSSYAINSTIYELNITAQIFVRFQDISTYSAVDWEFFTLGEDKFLVVANSYDGKSYSLNSVIYRWQGYEGFVPVHRLPTFGCTDWEKFNTTDSSYLIYSSAREDISKVLKLKTY, encoded by the exons ATTTGTTACCACTGGATTTCCTCACCAAGGTTTTACCTGCTAATGGAGTGGCACCCAGTGGGATACGAATGGTTCAGGATCAGGGAGCCCGCGGATTCCATCTGTCCACTTCTCAGGGGAGCCCCAGCTTCCCAGCCTCCCACCTCTTCATCAACTGTGACTACTTCCCAGAAGAGTTCTCCATCGTTGTCACAATGAAAGCCTCCAGGATTGCATCAAAG AAAAATGAGTACATTTTTACCGTAGTAGAGAAAGACTCCAACAACCTGTTGCTTGGACTACGATACTCTCAGGATAAGCTGCACTTTCTGTTTTGGAACTATGGAGACAGGGATCACATCACCTTCCGATCTGTGAAGCTGGCAGATAATCAATGGCACACACTCATCTTAGCAGTGTCCGGGGTATATGCATCCCTGACTGTGGACTGTGGCATTCCTGTTGACCT GGTCCTTCGTAGACCATTCCCTGCACATCTGAACACAAAGGGATCCAGATTCCACATTGGGAACTGGAGAAGACTGAAGGGACTGTTTTCA GGGTTATTACGACAGCTGGTTCTGTTACCTGGATCTGATGCTACCTCAATAATATGCCCCACCTCAAACCCCAGGCTAGCTGTCCTCTCCATCCCCCAGGTTCTCCTGGACCTCCCAGTAAAACCATCTGAAAATGAAGTCTTGAAGTATCCTTATG CTGAAATACGAGTGACTCTCGGGTCCCGCCCTCCCTGTACAAAGAAACAAACTGGCCAGCTGTGGTTCGACACGTTGAGGAGAGGGCTCTATATATGCGACAGCCTGGGCTGGGTTGCCATGCTGCAAG CAAAGCAGAGACTGGACTACGTGGAAGAGTACCAGGACTTTTATACAAATTCAGAAACTCTCGATATTGAGATTTTTGAAATTCCATCTGTAGGGCTGTTTGCGGCTACAGCCAATAAGAGGCCTGTCCCAGGCTCAGGGATCTATAAATGGACCAATGGGAAGTTTGAACCTTACCAGAACATAACAACCTACCAAGCACAAGCCTGGAAATATTTTACCATTGATGACAAG aTTTTCCTAGCAGTTGCTAACTTTGAGAAGAATGAAAGAAACCAGGAGTACTCGGTTATTTACAAATGGAGCCGGAGAAGATTGAAGTTCTCTTCATACCAGACCATCGAGACCCACAGTGCCAGAGACTGGGAATCTTTCCAGATAGCGGGGGAAACCTTCCTTGCAGTCGCCAATCACAGGCAAG GGGGCAATCATAATATTGACAGTGTTGTTTACAAATGGAACCCTGGGACACAGCTCTTCGAAGCCAACCAGACCATCCCTACCTCTGGAGCCTATGACTGGGAGTTTTTCACTGTTGGGCCCTACTCTTTTCTGGTTGTTGCAAACACCTTCAATGGCTCCTCCACTCAGGTTTACTCCAGGATTTATATCTGGCTTGGTGGAATGTTCCGGCTTTTCCAGTCAATCATG ACATTCGGTGCTACAGACTGGGAGGTGTTCCAGTTTGGAGGCAGAGTCTTCCTTGCCGTGGCTAACAGTCAGAAATACGACAAAAGCGGACAGAGTTCCTACGCCATTAACTCAACCATCTATGAGCTCAACATCACGGCACAGATATTCGTCAGATTTCAGGACATCTCAACATACAG CGCGGTTGATTGGGAGTTCTTCACCTTAGGAGAAGACAAGTTCCTGGTTGTAGCAAACTCCTATGATGGCAAATCCTACTCTTTGAATAGTGTTATATACAG GTGGCAAGGATATGAGGGATTTGTCCCAGTACACAGGCTTCCAACATTTGGCTGCACAGACTGGGAAAAGTTCAATACTACAGACAGCTCCTACCTCATCTATTCCAGTGCCAGGGAGGACATTTCAAAGGTTCTTAAACTTAAAACTTACTAA